The genome window TGACAAGAAACATCGGAGTCGGTATTCCCATAATAAATTCTTTCCAATCAAACCCGAAGTTTTTAGCAAATTCCCCGTATGTCCCCTTCATAGATTCAGGCATTTCTTTGTATTCGTATTTCATCTTTTTCTTTCCTTTCGCACTAAAGCCTACAAAAGAATTGACTTCAATTATCCCGACAACCTTCGATTTGTTGATCGCCATATAACTCAAAAGTTATTGATAATACACATCCGATACAGGATATCTGTTCGTATAGCCCGATTTCATTTCGTGAATAACAACCGTTTCTGAATCTTCAATTAATACCGCCTCGTCATATTGGTTTTCTATGGCATATTCAATATCATCATGCTCCTCTGCAGAAATGATATCCGTTTCTTTTTTATGTGAAATATAGTTGTCTTGCAGCTTTATTGCCAGATCAATTTGCTTAGGCTTGTAATAAATCAGAGTTCTCCACATGTCAATCTCCTGCTATTATATAAAAACAAAAGTGAATGTACCATTTCATGTCAGAGATGATCATACCAAAGCATGTGCTTCCGGTAAAACAGAAGCCCGCGAGGGGAGTATGTTCCATGGAAATAATCAGCTATATACCCCCCTGACAAATATAAATGCGGGTTCGGATACGAATCGATCCGCTACGGAAGCCTGCTTTTGATCATCATACCACGGATACGGTCCGGCTGCGGAATAAAATCACACCAGACCGGCGTTTTTCAGGGCGGAAACTCGATCCTCAATACTCTTCCGGAACTGCTCATCTGTATAGGAAGGATCCCTGGTCGCATTCCAGACATCGCAGGGCATCTGTCCGCAGGACGCACAGGTGGCGAAGCGGTGCTTATTGACACAGCAGGCATAGATGGGGCAGGCCTTTCCTTCCCCGCAGTGGAACACCTTGCCGCAGGCTTCATTGCAGCCGGTGCACATGTTTCCGTGCAGGGGACAGGCGGAACAGTCCGTTCCGCAGGCGGAAAGCCCCAGGATCTCCCGCTGTTTTGCCTTGCTGAAATCCTTCAGGACCAGCTGATAGGACCGGTCCAGCCAGTGCTTCAGCAGGTTGTCCGGGATCTCCCCGTCAGCCCTGACGGAATTCCAGTGCTGTTTGTTGCTGTAGTATCCGGGAATGATATCCGCGTACTGTTTCCGCATGAATTCGCCTTCCGTCGGCTCCAGTTTGAAGTTGATATAGTAGGGCTTGTCATCGTCATCCAGCAGGATGGCGGCGAACATCTTTCCGCCGATATGGTACCGGATCCAGTTCCACTCCGGCTGCAGATCTTTGGTCACACTATGCTTGGCCATCAGGTATTCATCAATCCAGGGATATTTCATATCCGGGTCCTCCTCTCGTTTGACAGAAGAGTATCATAGTGAACATGACATCTGTGTGTCATGTATGGTGCTTCTGACGGATTATTTCTCCGATCTTCGCCAGCTCTTCCCTTAATTCCAGTGGTTCCAGCAATTCCGCGTCTCCCCGGAAGGACAGGATCCAGCTGAGCAGGTGCTCCCGGTCTGTGAAACCGGTGGAAAACAGGCAGTCCCCTTCCGGGGTTTCTTCATAGCAGCCGGGACCGTATTCCTCCACCAGGCGCCACCTGGATTTCCGGCTGATCCTGACAACGACATGATAGCGGTCCGGGAAAGCCTGCTCGCTCAGAAGATCCGGCATTTCCATCTGCCGGGGTGAAAAGGTTTCCTTTACCTGCAGGGAATCCATCCGGTCCAGCTTGAAAAGCCGCGGAGCGTTCTTTTCCCGGCACCAGCCCCACAGATACCAACTGCTCCACTGGAAGACCAACAGCGCCGGTTCCACCAGGCGGTCACTCTCACCGCCGGGGGAAAGATAATGGAAAGAAACCAGGCGGTGCTGTTCAATGGCACCGTGCAACAGTTCGATTTTGCCGGACAGGGAGGCTTTATGCCAGGAGGCTAAGTCGATCAGGATATGCTGGTCTCCGGGAAGCACATCGGCAGCGCCGGGACTGATCTTTTCCATCAGCTGTTTGTACTGGCTGGTGCCGCTGACGCTGTCCAGCCCCCTCAGCCCGGAAAGAATGGCCTGCATTTCCCGGGAAGTCAGGGCAGTGCGGTCCATCCGGAAACCGTCCATGATGCGGATGCCGCCGCCGGCACCCTGCTGCGTGACGATGGGGATACCGGCCTGGTTCAGCGCTTCAATATCCCGGTTGATGGTCCGGCGGGACACTTCAAAGCGTTTTGCCAGCTCAGGCGCGGTGGCCTGTTCCTGGTTCAGCAGAACTGAAAGGATAGCGATCAGGCGGTCAAGTTTCATAGGTATACCTCAAACATGACAGTATTATGACGTGTTTATATTGTGATCATACCAGATAAAAATGCTTTTAGTCAAAGAAAAGCACTTAATCCGGACCGGAAGCACGGGTGTTCTGTTTGATATAAGAAGAGAAACGCAATTATCTGCAGACCGTATGTCAGGTATTAGTGTTGTCCAATGATATCATACCGGGTTTTCCGGCAGCCAGGATCATGGAATAGTGTGTTGTAAACTCATGACCGGCATCAATACCGAACTGATCTTCCATATCATACCGGATCCAGGGAAGGAGGTAATGGAAAAGCAGGATGTGATGATACTTTCCATCCGGATCCAGGACTTTCATCAGGTCTTTTTCCGAATAGGAAAAATAGTTCTCCGCGCATTCCCTGTCCCAGTTTTCCGTATACTTATATTTCAGCATCAGATGGACCAGGTTTTTCCGAATGGATATGGGGCCGAAGCATTGCTCAAAGTCGCGGATCTGCCAGGGAGGAAGTTTGCCGCGTACAAGCCGGATCACTTCTTCCGGAACGGCAGCATCGGTGTCTCCGCTGCAATACATCATATCCCTGATTACCAGATATTGCGGGGAGATCAGACGAATAAAGGCACTGACAGCGTTCAGATCAAAACCGTAATGGAATATCTCATGAAAAACGGAGGAATAATTGATCGCGATACGGGAAGAAGGAATGCCCATGGCGCGGATCTGCTCTTGTGCTTCAGTCATTTCCGTGAAGAACCAGGTATTCTCAATCTTCCGGCTTCGGGCAGCGTCGATCATTGCAGGATCAATATCCAGGCCGATAAAACGCATATCAGGAAAAAGCTCATGCAGGAAAAGAATCAGGGAACCGTCCGCACAGCCGTAATCGATCAGCAGTTCTGTTCCGGGAATCTTATCCATGAAGAAAGCTTTATCCCACATGGAGCGGCGCATCCTGTCATTATAGACCTTGTAGTTTTCAATATCGGGCATGAATGTTTCCTCCGAAATAGATCAGGTTATCCGGGTTAAGATAAAAGCATTTATTACAGGATATATTATATCCGATATGTAAATATTGAAAAATAACAGGTTCAGAAAGATATGTCCGGTTATTTCGGCTTGACAGGCGAACAGGTTTTATTTTATTTCTGCGGGCGGAGATGTGAACTGCTGATCAGATGATGCAGAAAAATCCGCGAAAATGCCCTGAATGGCATGGATATGACCGGAAAATGGATTGCGGAGAGGGAAGAAACGTGTTATAACATCGCAGGCAAACCAGGAGGTTTGCGGAAGGAGTACTGAATGGCCCGTTCCATGATGAAAGATCTTACGGAAGGAAAGCCGCTGAAGCTTGTCCTTTCCTTTGCGTTCCCGCTTCTGTTCGGAATGCTGTTCCAGCAGTTTTACAGCTTTGTGGATACGGCGATCGTCGGCCGGTATCTGGGAGCGGAAAAACTGGCGGCGGTCGGCGCGACCGGCTCGGTGAATTTCCTGGTGATCGGCCTGTGCCTGGGCTTCTGCTCCGGTTTTGCAATCCCGATTGCCCAGGCGTTCGGCGCGAAGAATGAGCATGAGGTGCGCCGGAGCGCATGGCATGCGGCAGTGCTCTGCGTTGTGCTGAGCCTGGTGTTTGGCCTGGCAGCCACGCTGCTGTGCAAACCGCTGCTGCGGCTCATGAATACGCCGGAGGAGATCCTGGATTCTTCCGCAAGCTATATCCGGATCATCTTTGCGGCGATCCCCTGCTGTGTGCTGTATAACATGGCGAGCGGAATCCTGCGTTCTCTGGGAGACAGCCGGACGCCGGTTGTGTTTCTTGTACTTGCTTCCCTGGTGAATATCGCGCTGGATCTTGTACTGATCATTTACTGCGGCATGGATGTGGCAGGGGCAGCAGTAGCTACGGCCATCAGCCAGCTGGTCTCCGGACTGGGCTGCCTGATCGTGATCATGCGGAAGTTCCCGATCCTGAAGCTGACAAAGGAAGACCGGCGGTTTTCCATGAAACGGGCCCGTTCCATGCTGGGGATAGGCCTGCCCATGGGCCTGCAGTTTTCCATCACAGCCATCGGATCGGTCGTGGTTCAGTGGTCGGTGAACGGCCTGGGAGTGAACGCGGTGGCCGCGGTGAGCGCCGCTGTCAAACTGAGCATGTTCTTTGCCTGTGTGTTTGATGCCCTGGCATCCACTATGGCGACCTTTGCCGGGCAGAACACCGGAGCACGGAAACTGGACCGGGTTCGGCAGGGACTTCGTGCCGCGTCTGAAGTGGGGATTATTTACTGTGTGCTTGCCCTGGGTGTGGTGCTGCTGTTCGGCGATAAAATGCTGGGACTGTTTATTGACAGCGGGGAAAATGCCGCTGTTATGGAACTGGCATTCCACTACCTGAAGATCAATGCCTCATTCTATATTCCGCTGCTGTTTGTGAACATTGTGAGGTTGTGCATCCAGGGAATGGGATACACCCGGATCGCAATGTTCGCCGGCTTGTCCGAGATGGTGGCGCGGGTTGCGGTGGCATTGCTGGTTGTACCTGCTGCCGGTTTTACCGGCGCCTGCTTTGCCAATCCGGCGGCCTGGGTGATGGCGGATCTGTTCCTTTTCCCCTGTTATTTCCGGCTGCTGAAATCCCTGAGCGGGAGAATGGCAACCGGCAAAGAAGAATGGAAAGAATCCAGAACAAGGATACACAGGGTTGCCTGAAAGCAAATTATCATCATCTTTTAATCTGATCTCCTTTTTCGGACCTCCCCGCGGATATACAATGAAAGCAAGCTTATCCGCTGAGGAGGTTTTTTGTTATGAGTTATGAGATTATGGAATACGCGCGCCTGTCGATTGCGCAGAAAAGCCAGGCTGTGGATCTGTTTATGGAAGGCTTCGGCCATATGATGACCTTTTCCAGAGACGAGAAACTGAAAAAGGAACTGATGCTTGAGATCTTCCATCCAACCCTGTTCAGATGCTATGTGGAAAACGGAAAGGTACTGGGTCTGCTGGGAATCGCCACAGATGAAATACGACCGATTGATTTCCGTCAGGACACCTGTGTGAGGCTGTTCGGAAGGCTGAAGGGAGCCATGATCAGCAAACAGATGAACGCCATTTTCCAGAAACCGGTTGTGAGTTTCCGGGACGAGCTGTATATTGATGTGCTTGTGACGGGAAGTGAAGCGAGACGGAAAGGGGTGGCCTCCGCGCTGCTGAATGAAGTGCTTGGACAGAAACGATATTCAGTCTGCTATCTGCATGTGTTTTCCAATAATGAGCCGGCTATCAGTTTTTACAGGAAGCACGGCTTTTCTGTAGACAGAGAGGAAAAATCATCGCTGATGCGTTTTCTGGGAAAAGGAAGCGGATATCCCATCCGGATGAAGAAAGATCTGGTGTAAGAAACGGCAGGTTACTGCACTGCTTTTTCAATCCTGATCATGCGTGATATACTGTTATTCATTCCTGAAGACAGATCTATTCAGGCATGGAGGAACGGAATGATACAGGTTAAGCGAATCAAAGGCGGAACGGACAACTGCTATCTGGTCACGGACGGCAGCAAGGCCATCCTGGTGGATACTGCCAGTAAAAGAAATATAGACCTTGTCATGGCAGAATGTGACCGGTATGAGATGAAGCTGATTGTACTGACGCATGTTCATTTTGACCATGCTGAGAACGCAGCGGAGCTTTCAAAAAGATACGGGATTCCCGTGGCTGTTCACAAAAAGGACGAGGAGCTTTTCGAAAGCTTTGACAAGCAGCCGCTGCAATCTTCCGGCCTGGTGGGACGGGCAGTGCTTGGCGCCTCCCTGAAGGTTCTGAGGAAGACAAAAGTGGAGCGCCCGGACAACCTGATCTATATCCGGGAAGGTGATGACCTCAGCGAATACGGAATCCCGGCCAGGGTGACGGAACTGCCGGGACATACCCTCGGCTCCATCGGCGTGGATGTGGACGAAAAGCATCTGTTCGTGGGCGACGCGCTGGACAACTGGATCCTGCCTGGAACAGCCCATCTTTTCCATGACAGGAACGCGGCCAGGGCCAGTGCGGAGAAGATCAGGAAACTGGGCGAGCGGACGATCTATTGCGGACACGGGAATCCTACCGTGCAGAAGAACCGGAAATAAAGTCTTCAGACGGGGATAGGGTATGGACGGAAATGAACTGGTGCTGGTATGTCCCTCAGAGGATATGGAGGAAGAGGTACTCCGGTACAAAGAGGAACACTTTGCCTGCGGTGATATGCAGGTTCATGGAAGCGGCGGTCTGGCATACTATGACAGATACGATGAATGGCTGAACCGGATCCGGTCCATGAGGAGAAACACCACCGATAATCCTGTGCAGACAAGCACATTCTTTTCAAGACGTGTCACAGACGGAAAACTGATCGGATGCATCAAGATTCATCACACCCTGACAGATGAACTGGAAAGCGGCGGCCATATCGCTTATGGAATCAGGCCGTCTGAACGCGGGAAAGGATACGGGAGACAGCAGCTGCTGCTCTGCCTTGAATATGCCAGGCAGCTGCAGATGAAGCAGGTGATCATAGCATGCGACAGGGACAATGCCGCATCCGCGAAGACCGCCATGAGCTGCGGAGGAAGACTGGTAAAGGAATTTGAAGAGGATGGAATCCCCAAACAGCATTATCTGATAGAGGTATAAATACGAAGGGACCGGCTTCAGGCCAGTCCCTGTTTGTATGGTTTTGTATCACGGTTTATCCGCGGGTCCAGCGAACACCGTCCTTGGTATCAATGATCGTGATTCCCATAGCGGCCAGTTCGTCACGGATCCGGTCAGCTTCCGCCCAGTTTTTCTCTTTGCGGGCCTGCTGGCGGGCCTCGATCAGGCGGCTGATCTCGGGATCGTCCTCACCCTGTGCGTTCTGTTCCGCAGCAGCTTGTGAATTGCGGGCAGCAGCGGCCTTTGCCAGCAGATCCAGGCAGAGGACCTGGTCAAACTGACCGATCAGGGCAAGCTTTGTTTTGTCATTGATGTCCGCTTTCAGAACATCATAGAGGACCGTAACCGCCAGCGAGGTATTCAGATCGTTATCAAGAGCGGCTCTGAACTTGGCTTCGAGTGCGGCCGCACCTTCGCTGTCATATTCCGCAGGATCATCCGGATTCAGCGCCGCGATCCGGTCGATTAGTTTACGGTAAGTCTGGGAAGCGTTATCAAGATTGTCGAAAGAGAATACCAGGGTCTTGCGGTAATGACTCTGCAGGCAGAACAGACGGTAGGCCAGCGGGTCATACCCTTTCTGCTGAAGCAGGGAGACGGTAAGGAATTCTCCCTTGGACTTTGACATCTTGCCGGACTGGTCATTCAGGTGGTGAACATGGAACCAGTAATTGCACCACTTATGGCCGAGGTAGGCTTCACTCTGCGCGATCTCATTTGTGTGATGGGGGAAAGCGTTGTCGATACCGCCGCAGTGGATGTCCAGCTTTTCTCCGCAGTACTTCATGCTGATGCAGGAGCATTCAATATGCCATCCGGGATAGCCCACACCCCAGGGGGAATCCCATTTCAAAGCCTGGTTTTCAAATTTGGACTTTGTGAACCACAGCACGAAGTCCGCCTTGTTGCGCTTGTTGTCATCGGCTTCCACATCATCCCGGACGCCGACGGCCAGGTCTTCTTCCTTAAAGTCCTGGAAAACATAATACTTCTTCAGCTTGCTTGTATCAAAATAGATGTTTTCTCCGGCACGGTAAGCATAGCCGTCCTCAAGAAGCTTCTCAATAACGCGGATAAATTCATCAATGCATCCGGTAGCGGGCTGCACCACGTCCGGAGTCTTGATGTTCAGTTTCGCGCAGTCATCGAAGAACGCGTCTGTATAGAACTTCGCGATTTCCATGACGGTTTTATTCTCGCGCTGCGCACCCTTCAGCATCTTGTCTTCGCCGGTGTCAGCGTCACTGGCAAGATGGCCGACGTCAGTGATGTTCATGACGCGCAGCACATCCAGACCGGAATAGCGCAGGTATTTTTCGAGAATATCCTCCATGATGTAGGTACGGAGGTTGCCGATATGCGCATAGTGGTAAACGGTCGGTCCGCAGGTATAGAGCTTAACTTTTCCGGGCTCGTTCGGAATGAACTCTTCCTTCAGATGCGAAAGGGAATTGTACAGAAACATTGGCATGATCTCCTTTCCTTGTCAGCAGGGATGAAAAAAGCCTCCTGCTGTCCTGTAACAGCAAGAGGCGATACTATCGCGGTTCCACTCTCATTTATCACTCAAACAGCCGATAACGGGGCAATCCGGGGACATTACTCCCACGCTCCAGGGCGCACTTCGTAATCTTGTGATCCGGAGCGGCTTTCAGCCGATGACCGCTCTTCTCTGTGGAACGCTTCGGAATACTACTCTTCCCGTTCATAGCGTGATACAGGATGTATTTTAGTACTTGAAGCCGTCAGCGTCAAGAGGACAGGGCAAAAGCACAGAAACAGGTTGAAATGTGCCTGCGTTTCTGGCATCATAGAAAAAGACAACTGATCAATGAAAAGCGGTATACCCGGAGGCGGAAGATGGAATACAGGATTGATGACAGGCAGCTGAATGCGGCAGTATTTATCGCATTTGTCAATAAAGTTTGGCCGGGAAAATATGACGCGGACAGGACGGCGGAGGCATTATCAAAAACACTGAACATCACTGCCTATGACGGTGAAACGCTGGTTGAGTGCCTGCGTATCCTGACAGACGGCTATTTCTTCGGCACGATAACCGAAATGCTTGTGCTGCCGGAATATCAAAGGCAGGGAATCGGCAGCAGGCTTCTTCAGCTGGCCAGGGAGAATACCCCGACGATGCTGTATTTCGGGGCACAGCCGACCGCTGAGCAGTTCTATGAGAAGAACGGATGCCCAAAAGGCTTCCAGTCATATACGATCGAAAAGAAAAGGCAATGATATGAAGAAATGTATCCTGAAGATGTCATAGAAATAAACGCTGTTGATTATTGATTATATTGCATTATCAAATGAAGCGGACGCTGTTTCCAGCGTCCGCTTTTTTAACAAAATATCATTTTCTTTTAATCAGTTCTCCTTTATTGATCCTCCCTGCGGATATACCATAAAGGTAACAGAATAAGACTAATTGGATTCAGAAAGGGAAGAATTGTGGAGAAAGCTGCTAAGAACAGAAAAATAACGATTCTCTATTTAGCTGTAACCATCGCATTAACCTGGCTGTTACAGTTTATGCCGATGATTAAGGGACTGGATATTGAAAACACATCAATATCCTCATTTGATTCAGCTTCCGTGTTCTTTGGAGCGGGAGGCGCAATACCGACACTGATCGGCATTATATGTGTGTTCGTTTTTTATACGAAGGATGGGATAAAGGATTTCCTGAAAAGATGTTTTATTCCCAATAAGGAATGTGTTTCCGCAATTCTGATTTCGCTTGGATTGATTTGTGCGGAAGTATTTGTGACACAGATGATTTCCGAAGGCCTTGGCGCGGAGAAACTTGGCTTTGAGGGATTGAAACTGATTGCCGGGAACCCGTTGTATTTCTTTTACTTTCTGTTTTGGGGCCTCATTTCCGGACCGTTTTCTGAAGAATTTGGATGGAGAGGGTTCTTGACGGATCGCCTGTATCGAAAAGACAAATTGCTTCAGGCATCCTTGTTTATTGGATTTATCTGGGGAATCTGGCACCTGCCTTTATACTTTTATCCGGCACAGATCCAGCATAAATGGATTACGGTCAATCCGTTGTTGGGATTACTGTTTATTGTTAGCTGCATGTCAGCAGCGCTTGTTTATATGATTATATATGTGATTGCCAAAAGAAAGGTTTTTCCCATTTTCTTTCTGCACCTGTTTAAAAACATCATTCTGACCGGCGCGATGATCTATCCGTTTTCAGATACTTACAGCACAGTCATTGTTTTTGTTGAAATAATAATGGATATATTGTTTTATGTGATATTCACGAAAACGCCTGTTTATAAAAAAGCTTTGGAAAACACGATGGAATTCGATTATCTGAAGCAGGCAAACCCGTGACGGTTTACAGGGATGATGTGATATGGACACCGGAGATTCTCTCCGGTGTCCGTTTTTTCAACATAGACAATACGTGCGGAGACGCGGGCGATGAGGTCACAGGGGAGACGCGCCCGGCCGGCAGAAATGAAGTCGTCAGCGGTTCTGCAGGGAACGGTAATCGGAGGGGGTAATGCCTTCATATTTCCGGAAGGCCCGGTTGATGGTCAGGGGAGAGGCATAACCGACGAGGTCACAGATTTCTTTCAGGGTCGCATCCGGCCGCTCTGACATGATCTCTTTGGCAAGGCGGAGCCGCTCCCGATGGATATAATCCAGCAGGTTTTCACCGGACGCTTTCTTAAACCGCTTGGAGAAGTAGGAAGGGCTCATGTCAAAATGATCGGCAATGACGGAAATGGAAAGGGAAGGATCGGTGATGTTGGCGTTGACATAATCCACAAACTGCAGGTCCTTCGCGCCGGAGGACAGGTCGTTTTCCGCTGAGCTGTCGGAGGCGAGGGAGGAAAGGGCAGACTGAATCCGGGCCAGCATGCCGTCCAGGCTGGGCACCGTCCGGAGCGAATGGATATCAAAAGCATGGCGCACACTGTCCTCCACGCCGGAGGGCAGGTCACCCAGGGAGGAGGCCATCAGGTTCACAACGCCCAGCAGGCGGACCCGGCCTTCCTCGGGGGAGCATTTGCGGAGCGAAAGTGCATCCACGACCTCCGGCCAGGTGGATTCAGCAGAGAGATAATCGCCTGTGGACAGGTTGCGGCAAAGCTTTTTCTCTTTTTCCAGCAGCTCCGGGAAGGACAGGGTGTCGCTGGTTGCAGCGGGAATCTGGTCATAACGGCAAACGGAGACGTCCGTGCCGATCAGCTCCATATAATCCGCAGCCTCCCGGCATTCGCGGAAGCAGGTGGTGATGGAAACGACGCCGCTGTGCAGGCTGCTGACGGCCGCGGTCAGGATAACGCCGAAAGTGTCACGGAAGAATTCCCGAACCTGCATAACGTTGGTGAGCGTGTCCTTCCAGATCTGCTCCTCGGACAGGGAATCCGGCAGGGAAACGACGCAGGCAACATTTTCCTCAACCTCCACCGCGTAGCGGGTGCTGCCGTTATCCGCCAGGCGGTCGATGGCAGTGCGGATGATCTCATCCAGGCGGCTGAGGGCTTCCGAGTTCTGCATCAGCAGGGGAGACTGGTCTTCCCGCCGGACATCCTCCACGGCATAGAGCACGACCAGGAAGCGTTTACCCACAAAACGGATGCCGTTGTTCTCCGTATGGCGGAGGATGATCTCTTCCTTCCGGACGTTGCCGAAAAGAATGCCCTGCAGCAGCTGGGTGCGGACCCGTTCCTGCAGGCGCTCGTTTTCCAGGTGAGAGGTGGCGTGGTTCTGCAGGATGACGGAAATGGCCTCGGACATCATCTCATATTCATTCCGGTTCGCCGCATGCACGGTTTCGGCGCCGGAACGGCTGAGGCTGGAAAGCAGGGAGGCGTTGAGCTTTTCAATCGGGGAATACTGCCTCTGAGAGAAATAGCGGATCAGGAGCCAGCCGAAGACCGCGAAAAGCAGCGCGCAGACCAGGTATCCGAAGAAGAGGGACAGGGTCTGGCGGAGGAAGCGGTCCTTCGGTGTTTCTGTTTTCAGCTGGAAATCAATTCTGGTACTGCTGTTGCCGATGGGCAGAAGCATCTCCTGCATGACACCGCTTTCGGGCGAAACGGAGGAGGCGGAAAGCATGGCACCGTTTTCACCGACCAGGGTATGATACAGACCGCCGTT of Aristaeella lactis contains these proteins:
- a CDS encoding MmcQ/YjbR family DNA-binding protein; translated protein: MKYPWIDEYLMAKHSVTKDLQPEWNWIRYHIGGKMFAAILLDDDDKPYYINFKLEPTEGEFMRKQYADIIPGYYSNKQHWNSVRADGEIPDNLLKHWLDRSYQLVLKDFSKAKQREILGLSACGTDCSACPLHGNMCTGCNEACGKVFHCGEGKACPIYACCVNKHRFATCASCGQMPCDVWNATRDPSYTDEQFRKSIEDRVSALKNAGLV
- a CDS encoding helix-turn-helix transcriptional regulator, giving the protein MKLDRLIAILSVLLNQEQATAPELAKRFEVSRRTINRDIEALNQAGIPIVTQQGAGGGIRIMDGFRMDRTALTSREMQAILSGLRGLDSVSGTSQYKQLMEKISPGAADVLPGDQHILIDLASWHKASLSGKIELLHGAIEQHRLVSFHYLSPGGESDRLVEPALLVFQWSSWYLWGWCREKNAPRLFKLDRMDSLQVKETFSPRQMEMPDLLSEQAFPDRYHVVVRISRKSRWRLVEEYGPGCYEETPEGDCLFSTGFTDREHLLSWILSFRGDAELLEPLELREELAKIGEIIRQKHHT
- a CDS encoding class I SAM-dependent methyltransferase; translated protein: MPDIENYKVYNDRMRRSMWDKAFFMDKIPGTELLIDYGCADGSLILFLHELFPDMRFIGLDIDPAMIDAARSRKIENTWFFTEMTEAQEQIRAMGIPSSRIAINYSSVFHEIFHYGFDLNAVSAFIRLISPQYLVIRDMMYCSGDTDAAVPEEVIRLVRGKLPPWQIRDFEQCFGPISIRKNLVHLMLKYKYTENWDRECAENYFSYSEKDLMKVLDPDGKYHHILLFHYLLPWIRYDMEDQFGIDAGHEFTTHYSMILAAGKPGMISLDNTNT
- a CDS encoding MATE family efflux transporter — protein: MARSMMKDLTEGKPLKLVLSFAFPLLFGMLFQQFYSFVDTAIVGRYLGAEKLAAVGATGSVNFLVIGLCLGFCSGFAIPIAQAFGAKNEHEVRRSAWHAAVLCVVLSLVFGLAATLLCKPLLRLMNTPEEILDSSASYIRIIFAAIPCCVLYNMASGILRSLGDSRTPVVFLVLASLVNIALDLVLIIYCGMDVAGAAVATAISQLVSGLGCLIVIMRKFPILKLTKEDRRFSMKRARSMLGIGLPMGLQFSITAIGSVVVQWSVNGLGVNAVAAVSAAVKLSMFFACVFDALASTMATFAGQNTGARKLDRVRQGLRAASEVGIIYCVLALGVVLLFGDKMLGLFIDSGENAAVMELAFHYLKINASFYIPLLFVNIVRLCIQGMGYTRIAMFAGLSEMVARVAVALLVVPAAGFTGACFANPAAWVMADLFLFPCYFRLLKSLSGRMATGKEEWKESRTRIHRVA
- a CDS encoding GNAT family N-acetyltransferase; protein product: MSYEIMEYARLSIAQKSQAVDLFMEGFGHMMTFSRDEKLKKELMLEIFHPTLFRCYVENGKVLGLLGIATDEIRPIDFRQDTCVRLFGRLKGAMISKQMNAIFQKPVVSFRDELYIDVLVTGSEARRKGVASALLNEVLGQKRYSVCYLHVFSNNEPAISFYRKHGFSVDREEKSSLMRFLGKGSGYPIRMKKDLV
- a CDS encoding MBL fold metallo-hydrolase → MIQVKRIKGGTDNCYLVTDGSKAILVDTASKRNIDLVMAECDRYEMKLIVLTHVHFDHAENAAELSKRYGIPVAVHKKDEELFESFDKQPLQSSGLVGRAVLGASLKVLRKTKVERPDNLIYIREGDDLSEYGIPARVTELPGHTLGSIGVDVDEKHLFVGDALDNWILPGTAHLFHDRNAARASAEKIRKLGERTIYCGHGNPTVQKNRK
- a CDS encoding GNAT family N-acetyltransferase, translating into MDGNELVLVCPSEDMEEEVLRYKEEHFACGDMQVHGSGGLAYYDRYDEWLNRIRSMRRNTTDNPVQTSTFFSRRVTDGKLIGCIKIHHTLTDELESGGHIAYGIRPSERGKGYGRQQLLLCLEYARQLQMKQVIIACDRDNAASAKTAMSCGGRLVKEFEEDGIPKQHYLIEV
- the cysS gene encoding cysteine--tRNA ligase, yielding MFLYNSLSHLKEEFIPNEPGKVKLYTCGPTVYHYAHIGNLRTYIMEDILEKYLRYSGLDVLRVMNITDVGHLASDADTGEDKMLKGAQRENKTVMEIAKFYTDAFFDDCAKLNIKTPDVVQPATGCIDEFIRVIEKLLEDGYAYRAGENIYFDTSKLKKYYVFQDFKEEDLAVGVRDDVEADDNKRNKADFVLWFTKSKFENQALKWDSPWGVGYPGWHIECSCISMKYCGEKLDIHCGGIDNAFPHHTNEIAQSEAYLGHKWCNYWFHVHHLNDQSGKMSKSKGEFLTVSLLQQKGYDPLAYRLFCLQSHYRKTLVFSFDNLDNASQTYRKLIDRIAALNPDDPAEYDSEGAAALEAKFRAALDNDLNTSLAVTVLYDVLKADINDKTKLALIGQFDQVLCLDLLAKAAAARNSQAAAEQNAQGEDDPEISRLIEARQQARKEKNWAEADRIRDELAAMGITIIDTKDGVRWTRG
- a CDS encoding GNAT family N-acetyltransferase; its protein translation is MEYRIDDRQLNAAVFIAFVNKVWPGKYDADRTAEALSKTLNITAYDGETLVECLRILTDGYFFGTITEMLVLPEYQRQGIGSRLLQLARENTPTMLYFGAQPTAEQFYEKNGCPKGFQSYTIEKKRQ
- a CDS encoding CPBP family intramembrane glutamic endopeptidase is translated as MEKAAKNRKITILYLAVTIALTWLLQFMPMIKGLDIENTSISSFDSASVFFGAGGAIPTLIGIICVFVFYTKDGIKDFLKRCFIPNKECVSAILISLGLICAEVFVTQMISEGLGAEKLGFEGLKLIAGNPLYFFYFLFWGLISGPFSEEFGWRGFLTDRLYRKDKLLQASLFIGFIWGIWHLPLYFYPAQIQHKWITVNPLLGLLFIVSCMSAALVYMIIYVIAKRKVFPIFFLHLFKNIILTGAMIYPFSDTYSTVIVFVEIIMDILFYVIFTKTPVYKKALENTMEFDYLKQANP